The following nucleotide sequence is from Rhodothermales bacterium.
TTCGGCTGATCCCCGGATCGTCAAAGATGCGTTTACGATCGACGCCCTCAGCTACGCGGAGGCGGGTGAGCTCGCGTACTTCGGCGCGAAGGTGCTGCATCCGCGAACGATGCGTCCACTGCTGGCACATTCGATCCCGCTGCACATCAAGAGCTCGTTCAACCCCGGTGCAGCCGGTACCGTGATCACGCCGGAAGGCAAACCGTCGGGCGGACGCGTGAAAGCCATCACATCCGTTCACGGCGTCGCCGTCGTGATGATCGAAGGAACCGGTATGGCGGGGGTACCGGGCGTATCCGCGCGGGCCTTTTCGGCGCTCGCCGGCGACGGGATCAACGTGCTGATGATTTCTCAGGCATCAAGCGAGCAGAGCATCTGCATCGTCGTGATGGCCGCGAGAGCGGAGGCGGCTGTACACAGTCTCATCGGCGCGTTCGACGTTGAGCTCACGCGGCAAGATATCAGCCGCATCTATTCCATTCGCGACTGCGCGATCCTGTCGGCTGTCGGCGATCGAATGCGGCACAAGCCGGGTCTCGCCGGACGCATGTTCTCGGCGCTGGGCCGCTGCAACGTGAATGTGCTGGCCATCGCGCAGGGTGCGTCGGAGTCCAACATCTCAACTGTCATCGAGGAGGCGGACCTGCGTCCGGCACTCACCACCCTGCACGCCGCCTTTGCCCGGTCGCAGCGCCGTGCACATCTGTTCGTGTTCGGGGCCGGCGGAGTCGCATCGGCGCTTCTGCAATTGCTCGCGCGGCAACAGGCCTGGCTGCAGGCGGAACAGCAGATCGACCTGTCCCTCGTCGGCGTCGCGAACAGTCGGTCTATGATCTGGAACGAAGAGGGAATCGATCCGCAGCGGGCTGTTGACGGCCTCAAGAAGTCGAGCGAGTCATCCTCCGCCACATCCATTCTTGAACGTCTCCTGTCGTCAAAGCTCGATCGGTTGATCGTGGTTGATGCAACCGCATCTCCGGAGGTGTCCGGTATGTACGGCGCGCTGCTTGGCCGCGGTATCGCGGTCGTGACGGCCAACAAAAAGGCGAGCTCGGCCTCGCAAGTCGAGTTCGACGCCCTGCGTGAGGCGCAGCGCGAGGGTCGCGTGCCGTATCTGTCCGAGACTACGGTCGGTGCGGCCCTTCCCGTGCTCGTAACCATCCGGGACCTGGTTGATTCGGGAGATCAGATCATTCGTATCCGCGCTATTCTGTCCGGCACGCTGTCGTTTGTTTTCAATGAGGTGTCGGACGGCCGTGCGTTTTCGCAGGCGCTCATGGACGCGATGTCGCGCGGATTCACCGAGCCGGATCCACGCGAAGATCTGCGCGGTGCAGATGTGCGACGCAAGCTTGTCATTCTGGCGCGCGAGATGGGTCTCCGGATCGAGCCCGATGAGGTGGTGCTGGAGCCGATCCTCGACGACTCGCTGCACGACGGAGACATCGACAGTTTTCTGGCGCGGATTCCAGGAATCGATGCCGCTTGGTCGGAACGCGCCCGCCAAGCGGGCGAGGAGGGATTCCGGATTCAGTACGTGGGTGAGATCGGTCCCGACGGTGCTCGAGCGTCGATCGAACATGTGGATCGGTCATCCCCACTGGGGTCGCTGGCCGGTACTGACAATCTGTTCGAGTTTGAGACGCGCCGCCACGAAGGCAATCCGCTAATCGTACGCGGCCCGGGAGCCGGGCCCGAAACGACGGCCGGCGGCGTTTTCGCCGACATTATGGTAGCCGCACGCACTATCAACTGAACGCTGGCGTCCCTATCGAACGGCAAACAGGGCGAAAAGCGTTCCGACCAGCGCCGTGTAGATGGCGGACCCCAGCCACACGCTGAGCGTCAGCGATGTACTCGCGGCTCCCGATTGTATCGCGAGGAACACCACCTGCAACCCGTTGTGCAGGAAGGCGATAACGAATCCGCCCAGCAGGGCCTGACGGGGGAGTATCACGAGTTCGTCGTACTCGTCAGAGGGCAGCAGGCCGAGCACGAATCCCACCACCGTCTTCAGCATCATGTGCATGCCCCACGTGTCGAGTATCGCGTCCATCACGAGCCCCATGAAGAAGCCCACGACGGCCCCCGAACGACGACCGTAGCTGAGGCCGATCCAAGCCACAAACAACAGGACGGCGTCGGGCGTGGCTCCGAGAATCGTCAATCTTCCGAAAACCAGCCACTGGACCACGATGACGATGGCCCCGATTACGACGTGTCTAATGATAAGCGGCATGGTCCGGGTTGCGGGTGGGGAAGGGCACTAATCTACGCACGGCCTGGCAGATACCGAACCACAGGGTTGATGCGCGATTCGCAGGCTGTCCGTTGCCATCGGAACATCGCTTTCAGCCGAAGGGTTTGACCTGCCCACGAAGCAAGACATCCGATGGCCAAAAAATCTGAGAAGCGTAAGTCCCAGCAGCGCCGAACCGGCGGGCGACGCGCTGCCGCCGCCCAGATGGTGTTCACGCGCCGCAACTACATCCTCGTGGGCCTGGGCGTGGCGATGATCGTGATCGGCTACACCGCCATGCGACTGGAGAATGAGATGGACGGCTTCATCTCTCTCTACGTCGCGCCGCTCATTATTCTGGGAGGCTATCTCGAGATCATCTACGCCATTCTGTGGCGACCGCGTCCCGACCAGACCGAAGCGCCCACGCAGAATCAGGGGTAGAGAAGGTGCGGCGCGCGCCGCGCACGAAACGAGTCGATCTCTCCGGCCCACGCGTCGATGATTTCCTGAGGCTCCGCTCCCGCAACGAGCATTTCCGTCAGTCGCGACGTTCCGGCCAGGCGCAACATGCCCGACTCCCTGATCAGTTCGGACCGTTCACCGCCGGACATCGCGTACGCCTTCATCAATCCGTGTAAAACATGGATTCCGGTCTCGACCGGAAGGAAGGCATCTCTGTCTTCGATCTGATACCCGATTCCCTCCAGCGGCTTGTCGAGCAGCTTGGGCCGCGTCGACATCCCGGGAATTGATCGCGGCGTGAACTGGATACTCTCGAAGCGTACGCCGGGCAGATTCCGCGCATTGAGTTCGTCGGCCAGTGGTCCGGCCCACTCGGCCCCGATCCAGAGGAACGGGCTCAGCGTTCCTCGTCCCTCGCTTGCGATGGTCGCCTCGACAAAGCACGCTCCCGGATATACGAGAGCCGTTTCGAAGCTTGGAATGTTCGGGCTTGGTGCGATCCAGTCGTAACCGGTTTCCGGCCACTGCATCGAACGTTCCCAACCCTGCAACGGGATGACTTCGAGTTCGAGCGAGTCAAGCCCGGGAAGCATCCCTTCCCGGTGAATCATTACGGCGAGTTCGCCCACCGTCATTCCGTGGGCAACAGGAATCGGATACTCGCCCACGAAAGACCGATGCTCCTCATCGAGCACAAAGCCGGAGACGTACTCCCCGGACAGGGGATTGGGTCGATCGAGGACGTAGAACGGTTTTCCGTACCGGGCTGCCGACTGCATGGAGCGGCCCATGGTCGAGATATACGTGTAGAAGCGCGCGCCGATATCCTGAATGTCGAACAGAAGGACATCCACATTCGCCAGCATCTCTTCGGTTGGCGCACGGTTCTTACCGTAGAGACTGTATACCGGCACGCCGGTGGATGAGTCCACGGAGTCGCCGACGACATCTCCTGCGTCGGCGGTCCCGCGGATGCCGTGCTCCGGTCCGAAGAGGGCAACGAGCTCGACGTTGTCCGACGCTGCAAGGAGATCCGCAAGATGTGCATCTCCGACCCGGGCCGTGTGATTGGAGATCAGGCCGACGCGCAAGCCGCTCAACACGTCGAAGTCGGCAGCGGCCAGAGCATCTGCCCCTGTCGTTATGGGCGAGGGGCTCGCAGTACTAGATGGCGCGTCCAGTGTGCGAGGACTGTCGGCGCATCCTGAGAGACCCAGGGCGATGCCGATCCCGAGGATGGCTGATGCTCTTTGTAGGTGTACCATCAACTGTTCGCCACGATAACATGCTCGGGGAAAAAGTACGACGCCTCCAGTCGACCATTCTCGACGGAGTCGGAGCCGTGCACGATGTTTTCGCCCATCGACTCCGCGAAGAGCTGTCGGATCGTTCCTTCTGCCGCTTCCGCCGGGTTTGTGGCACCGATCAGCTTTCGGAAGTCTGCCACCGCATGCCCCTTTTCAAGGACGATCGGTACGCACGGGCCACTCGACATGAACGTCGTGAGTTCATCGAAGAACGGACGGCCGCGGTGCACAGCGTAGAACCCTTCGGCCTCCTTCTTGGAAAGCTGCACCATTTTCATCGCCCGCACGCGGAAGCCGGCTTTCTGGATTCGGACGACGACTTCGCCGATGAGATTCTTGCGTACGCAATCCGGTTTGAGAATTGCGAGTGTTCGTTCTATTGCCATGGGTCGTTCTGTTGTGCCGGGTGAGTCGGCCCGCACCGTGCGGACTCAGTTGGTCAAAATATATCGACGGATTTCGCGGGGTGTGCTCAGGCATACCCGCTCAAGCGTCGAAATCGGGGTGAATAGACGCGATGTTACACGTGTCGCTCAGCGTGGTACGACGAGCGGACGAGCGGTCCACTCTCGACATGTTCGATCCCCCGTCTTTCGCCCTCCTCCTTGTACCACGCAAACTTGTCCGGGTGGACAAACTCTTCCACCGGCAAGTGCATATGCGTTGGCTGGAGATACTGCCCGATGGTCATGACATCCAGGCCAATGCCGGCGAAGTCATCCATTAGTGCAAGCACCTCATCGTCGGACTCGCCCAGGCCGACCATGATCCCGCTCTTTGTGCGCAGGCTCTGAGCCTTCGACCTGCTGAGCACCTCGAGGGATCGCTGGTACTCGGCCTGGGGCCGCACTTTCCGGTAGAGGCGTGGCACGGTCTCGACGTTATGATTCAGAATGTCGGGACGTTCGTCGAGGACGATCTGGAGTGCGTCCCAGAGACCTCGGAAATCAGGAATCAACACCTCGACGGTACACCCCGAGGTCGCTTCACGGATGAGCCGGATGGTGTCGGCGAATATCGGCGCGCCGCCGTCTTTGCGTTCGTCGCGGTTTACGCTCGTGATGACCGCGTGCTTTACGCCCATCTTCTTCACGGCGTCGGCTACCCGGCGGGGTTCGTCGTAGTCGAGTCCTTCGTCGGGCCTTCCCGTGAGCACGGCGCAGAACCCGCACGATCGGGTGCACACATTTCCAAGGATCATGAACGTGGCGGTGCCTGCCGTCCAGCACTCGCCCATGTTCGGACATCGGGCGCTCTGGCAGACCGTGTGGAGCTCATGCGTGTCGATGATATCGACGAGATTCTTGTAGGCCTTTCCGTAGGGCAGCTTGACGCGCAACCAGTCCGGTCTTCGAGCCCTCCCGGGAGGGGTCGCGACGGCCTCGACAACCGGCAATTCAACGAAACCCGGATCGCCATCGCCCGTTGCATTGATTGTCTCACGCGAAACGTGTTTCAGGCTGATTTGCCCCGGGAGGCGGGGTGTTCTGGCCGTCTTGTCGTTCTCGTGGCTGGTTCCGGCCATGAGGTGTTCTTTCCTGGTTTCGTCGTTGTTGCCGAGTTCAACGCGCGTCGCACGCGAGGGTTTGGGCAACCACGATCCCGGACAAATTGATCCCGAACCCGGACGGTCGCGATAGCTGTTCCGGTTTCGGATATTACGAATAGGGTGTCTATGGAAGTCGTTTCGAAGATGTCTGTGACGCCAGACGTCGTGAAGAAGGTTTTGGGCCGTCACCTGTTGACGGACGGTTTTCACATGGTTCTCGACATGGAGAAGAGCCATGGCGTGCATCTTCTGGACGCGGATTCCGGAAGCGCTTTCATCGACTTTTTCGGGTTCTTCGCTTCGAACGCGCTGGGGATGAATCATCCCAAACTCACGGAAGATGCGGACTTCATGAAGCGTCTCACCGAAGCGGCCCTGAACAAGGTCACGAACTCGGACGTGTACACCGTACACCTGGCTCGTTTCGTCGATACGTTCAGCCGTGTCGGCATTCCGGATTATCTGCCCCATGCCTTCTTCGTTTCGGGTGGCGCCCTGGCGGTCGAAAACGCACTCAAGACGGCGTTCGACTGGAAGGTTCGGAAGAACTTCCGGAAAGGACACCGGCGTGAGCTTGGAAGCCAGGTGATGCATTTCGAACAGTCCTTCCACGGCCGATCCGGTTACACGCTTTCGCTGACGAACACGGCCGACCCGAGGAAGACGATGTACTTTCCCCGTTTCGACTGGCCGCGCGTCAGCAATCCGAAGATCGAGTTTCCTATTACGGACAAACGACTGCTAGATCTGGAGCATCGCGAGCAGCTCGCCCTCGACCAGGCGAAGATTCACTTTCGTGAGCGCAGGGACGACATCGCGTGCGTGATCATCGAACCGATTCAGGGTGAAGGCGGCGACAATCATTTTCGGCCGCAATTCCTGCAGTCGCTGAAAGATCTTGCCCACGAGAACGATACCCTGCTGGTGTTTGACGAAGTCCAGTCCGGCGTCGGTATTACGGGCGAGTTCTGGGCGCACCAGGCCCTTGGAGTCGAACCGGACATTCTCTGCTTTGGCAAGAAGACGCAGGTGTGTGGAATTTTGGCCGGTCGCAAGATTGAAGAGGTCGACAATCACGTTTTCGAGCTGCCTAGCCGCATCAACTCCACGTGGGGCGGTAATCTTGTCGACATGGTTCGATTCGACCGGATCCTTGAGATCATCGAAGAGGATAATCTCGTGCAGAACGCCGCGTCCGTCGGCGACTACTTGCTGCAGCGTCTTCGCGAACTGGAGGAATCGGAGGCGGCCATCTCGGGCGCCCGGGGCCGCGGCCTCATGTGCGCGTTCGATCTGCCGACAACAGCCCTGCGGGACGCGGTGCGGGCTCGATGCTTCAAGACGGGGCTCGTGATTCTCGGCTGCGGACAGAAATCACTCAGATTCCGTTCGCCGTTGACCATCACAGAGAAGGAGATCGACGAAGGGCTCGGACTGCTGATAGACGCGCTGCATGCCGTCGAGGCCAACGGGTCTGCCTGACCTACGACGCGACAGGAGAGCCGTTGGTTGAGGGCACAATCGTCTCCGCACCACTCTCGTCATCGTCGTCGTCGACTACAAGTCGCGTCAC
It contains:
- a CDS encoding DUF3098 domain-containing protein, with the translated sequence MVFTRRNYILVGLGVAMIVIGYTAMRLENEMDGFISLYVAPLIILGGYLEIIYAILWRPRPDQTEAPTQNQG
- a CDS encoding DUF1343 domain-containing protein produces the protein MVHLQRASAILGIGIALGLSGCADSPRTLDAPSSTASPSPITTGADALAAADFDVLSGLRVGLISNHTARVGDAHLADLLAASDNVELVALFGPEHGIRGTADAGDVVGDSVDSSTGVPVYSLYGKNRAPTEEMLANVDVLLFDIQDIGARFYTYISTMGRSMQSAARYGKPFYVLDRPNPLSGEYVSGFVLDEEHRSFVGEYPIPVAHGMTVGELAVMIHREGMLPGLDSLELEVIPLQGWERSMQWPETGYDWIAPSPNIPSFETALVYPGACFVEATIASEGRGTLSPFLWIGAEWAGPLADELNARNLPGVRFESIQFTPRSIPGMSTRPKLLDKPLEGIGYQIEDRDAFLPVETGIHVLHGLMKAYAMSGGERSELIRESGMLRLAGTSRLTEMLVAGAEPQEIIDAWAGEIDSFRARRAPHLLYP
- the ndk gene encoding nucleoside-diphosphate kinase, yielding MERTLAILKPDCVRKNLIGEVVVRIQKAGFRVRAMKMVQLSKKEAEGFYAVHRGRPFFDELTTFMSSGPCVPIVLEKGHAVADFRKLIGATNPAEAAEGTIRQLFAESMGENIVHGSDSVENGRLEASYFFPEHVIVANS
- a CDS encoding ACT domain-containing protein, which translates into the protein SADPRIVKDAFTIDALSYAEAGELAYFGAKVLHPRTMRPLLAHSIPLHIKSSFNPGAAGTVITPEGKPSGGRVKAITSVHGVAVVMIEGTGMAGVPGVSARAFSALAGDGINVLMISQASSEQSICIVVMAARAEAAVHSLIGAFDVELTRQDISRIYSIRDCAILSAVGDRMRHKPGLAGRMFSALGRCNVNVLAIAQGASESNISTVIEEADLRPALTTLHAAFARSQRRAHLFVFGAGGVASALLQLLARQQAWLQAEQQIDLSLVGVANSRSMIWNEEGIDPQRAVDGLKKSSESSSATSILERLLSSKLDRLIVVDATASPEVSGMYGALLGRGIAVVTANKKASSASQVEFDALREAQREGRVPYLSETTVGAALPVLVTIRDLVDSGDQIIRIRAILSGTLSFVFNEVSDGRAFSQALMDAMSRGFTEPDPREDLRGADVRRKLVILAREMGLRIEPDEVVLEPILDDSLHDGDIDSFLARIPGIDAAWSERARQAGEEGFRIQYVGEIGPDGARASIEHVDRSSPLGSLAGTDNLFEFETRRHEGNPLIVRGPGAGPETTAGGVFADIMVAARTIN
- a CDS encoding L-lysine 6-transaminase, giving the protein MEVVSKMSVTPDVVKKVLGRHLLTDGFHMVLDMEKSHGVHLLDADSGSAFIDFFGFFASNALGMNHPKLTEDADFMKRLTEAALNKVTNSDVYTVHLARFVDTFSRVGIPDYLPHAFFVSGGALAVENALKTAFDWKVRKNFRKGHRRELGSQVMHFEQSFHGRSGYTLSLTNTADPRKTMYFPRFDWPRVSNPKIEFPITDKRLLDLEHREQLALDQAKIHFRERRDDIACVIIEPIQGEGGDNHFRPQFLQSLKDLAHENDTLLVFDEVQSGVGITGEFWAHQALGVEPDILCFGKKTQVCGILAGRKIEEVDNHVFELPSRINSTWGGNLVDMVRFDRILEIIEEDNLVQNAASVGDYLLQRLRELEESEAAISGARGRGLMCAFDLPTTALRDAVRARCFKTGLVILGCGQKSLRFRSPLTITEKEIDEGLGLLIDALHAVEANGSA
- the lipA gene encoding lipoyl synthase — encoded protein: MAGTSHENDKTARTPRLPGQISLKHVSRETINATGDGDPGFVELPVVEAVATPPGRARRPDWLRVKLPYGKAYKNLVDIIDTHELHTVCQSARCPNMGECWTAGTATFMILGNVCTRSCGFCAVLTGRPDEGLDYDEPRRVADAVKKMGVKHAVITSVNRDERKDGGAPIFADTIRLIREATSGCTVEVLIPDFRGLWDALQIVLDERPDILNHNVETVPRLYRKVRPQAEYQRSLEVLSRSKAQSLRTKSGIMVGLGESDDEVLALMDDFAGIGLDVMTIGQYLQPTHMHLPVEEFVHPDKFAWYKEEGERRGIEHVESGPLVRSSYHAERHV
- the mreD gene encoding rod shape-determining protein MreD, translating into MPLIIRHVVIGAIVIVVQWLVFGRLTILGATPDAVLLFVAWIGLSYGRRSGAVVGFFMGLVMDAILDTWGMHMMLKTVVGFVLGLLPSDEYDELVILPRQALLGGFVIAFLHNGLQVVFLAIQSGAASTSLTLSVWLGSAIYTALVGTLFALFAVR